A single window of Solanum dulcamara chromosome 5, daSolDulc1.2, whole genome shotgun sequence DNA harbors:
- the LOC129890049 gene encoding glutamate--cysteine ligase, chloroplastic, with the protein MALMSQAGSSHCIYSEKIRCIGGQSNITNNMDMFKMKEICFGVDIFSRNSSRRVQGNYLNHIGVGSRRGGLAIVAASPPTEDAVVAAEPLTKEDLVGYLASGCKSKEKWRIGTEHEKFGFEFGTLRPMKYEQIADLLNGIAERFDWEKVMEGDKIIGLKQGKQSISLEPGGQFELSGAPLETLHQTCAEVNSHLYQVKAVAEEMGIGFLGTGFQPKWGLKDIPIMPKGRYEIMRNYMPKVGSLGLDMMFRTCTVQVNLDFSSEADMIRKFRAGLALQPIATALFANSPFTEGKPNGYLSMRSHIWTDTDNNRAGMLPFVFDDSFGFEQYVDYALDVPMYFVYRKKKYVDCTGLSFRDFMNGKLPPIPGEYPTLNDWENHLTTIFPEVRLKRYLEMRGADGGPWRRLCALPAFWVGILYDEGSLQSVLDMTSDWTAEEREMLRNKVPKSGLRTPFRDGLLMHVAQDVVKLAKEGLERRGFKETGFLNEVTEVVKTGVTPAEKLLELYHEKWGQSVDPIFEELLY; encoded by the exons ATGGCCTTGATGTCTCAGGCTGGTTCTTCACATTGCATTTACTCTGAAAAGATAAGATGTATTGGTGGACAGAGCAACATCACAAACAATATGGATATGTTCAAAATGAAGGAGATATGCTTTGGCGTGGATATTTTTTCACGGAACTCCTCAAGACGAGTGCAAGGGAATTATTTGAATCACATAGGAGTGGGAAGTAGACGAGGAGGCCTGGCAATTGTTGCTGCAAGCCCTCCAACAGAGGATGCTGTTGTTGCAGCAGAGCCATTAACAAAAGAAGACCTTGTAGGATATCTTGCTTCTGGATGCAAATCCAAAGAAAAATGGAG GATAGGCACTGAACATGAAAAGTTTGGTTTCGAGTTTGGAACTCTGCGACCCATGAAGTATGAACAAATAGCTGACTTACTAAATGGTATTGCCGAGCGGTTTGATTGGGAAAAAGTAATGGAGGGTGACAAGATTATTGGCCTGAAACAG GGAAAGCAAAGCATATCATTGGAACCTGGTGGTCAGTTTGAGCTTAGTGGTGCACCACTTGAAACACTGCATCAAACTTGTGCAGAGGTTAATTCACATCTTTACCAG GTTAAAGCTGTTGCAGAAGAGATGGGAATTGGATTCTTAGGAACTGGATTCCAGCCAAAGTGGGGACTGAAAGATATACCAATAATGCCGAAG GGGAGATATGAGATTATGAGAAATTACATGCCTAAAGTTGGCTCACTTGGGCTGGATATGATGTTTAGAACATGCACTGTTCAG GTAAATCTGGACTTTAGTTCTGAAGCTGACATGATCAGAAAGTTTCGTGCTGGGCTCGCCTTGCAGCCT ATTGCTACAGCTCTATTTGCAAATTCTCCTTTCACTGAAGGAAAACCTAATGGTTATCTCAGCATGAGAAG CCACATTTGGACCGATACAGATAATAACCGCGCTGGGATGCTTCCTTTCGTCTTTGATGACTCTTTTGG GTTTGAGCAGTATGTGGATTATGCACTTGATGTCCCTATGTATTTTGTCTATCGGAAGAAGAAGTATGTTGATTGTACTGGATTGTCTTTCCGG GACTTCATGAATGGAAAACTCCCGCCTATTCCCGGCGAATATCCTACTCTTAATGATTGGGAGAATCATCTCACAACAATATTTCCTGAG GTCAGACTCAAAAGATATCTGGAAATGAGGGGTGCTGATGGTGGGCCTTGGAGACGGTTATGTGCATTGCCTGCATTCTGG GTGGGTATACTCTATGATGAGGGGTCTTTGCAAAGTGTTTTGGACATGACGTCTGATTGGACTGCGGAAGAAAGAGAGATGTTGAGGAATAAG GTGCCAAAAAGTGGTCTGAGGACTCCTTTTCGAGATGGATTGCTTATGCATGTTGCTCAAGATGTTGTCAAGTTGGCAAAG GAAGGCCTGGAAAGAAGAGGGTTTAAGGAAACAGGATTTTTGAATGAAGTAACCGAGGTTGTCAAAACAG GTGTAACACCAGCTGAGAAACTACTGGAATTGTACCATGAGAAGTGGGGACAAAGTGTGGATCCTATCTTTGAGGAGCTTCTCTATTGA